GACAGGACGCCGGCCGCGAAATCCGTGAACTCGATGGTCCGCCGTTTCAACGTGCGGAATAAAGTGGTCGTCGCCTTGATCGGGAAAACCAGCGCGCTCACCGCGCTCGAACACAGAATGCCGATCGACACCTCGGCGGCACGGGTCAATGCCGCCAGAAAGATCGTGTTGGGTTGCATCAGCGCCGGAACGCCGATCAGCGCCGCCGTATAGCCGGCTAACACGAAACCGTACCAGCGAAAGTGGCGGTTTCGAACCGCCGCCGCTGTGCATAGCCCAATCCAGCAGGTCAGACCGAATAGATACAACTCCGGGTCCTGCACGCAGAGACCGGCAAGCAGAATCGCGAACACGGTGCCGACGGCCGTGCCGACAACCCGGTAAAAGCTCTTCGCGAGCACCATGCCGCTGACCGGCTGCATCAGAACGAAGACCGTCGTCATCGCGGTGCGCGGCTGCTGGAGGTCGAGCAACATTCCGATGCCCAGCGCAAGCAGGGCCGCGGCCACCGTCTTGAACAGATGCAGCCAGATCAGACCGTCGTTGAGCGCCCAATGCGATGACGCCTTTCTCGCCAGCCTCAGCCAGCGCGACACCTCGCTTCTTTGGCTCAATGAGGGACTACGGGAATATCGGAGATCCATGGAAAACGCGGCGGTGGTCGCCCTTTGCGGAATTGAGCCGCGTCATGGCGTCGTCCGTCGTCAAGGGAAGAACCTCGATTCTAGGACCGCCCGATAGGTCTATTAAGCGGGCTCTTAGGGAACGTCCCTTGTCGCCAGGGTAACAATGCGCCCGCGCGGCCCACGCCATCGGCCTGCTTTCGGTCGGAAGAAACCGGCAGGCGCGATCTATCCTCAACCACCAAGGGACCATTCCACGCAAGGCGGATAATTTACTACGTCATCCTTTATAAAATGGAAAGCGTCAATCAAACACAAGAGAGGTCAATGATGTTCAGGTCGCTGTTTCCGGTGGTTGCAATCACCGCCATGCTTGCCGCGCCGGCCGTATCGTTTGCGCAGCAATCCGATCAGCCGGTGACGCGCGCTCAGGTGCGCGCCGAGCTTGTCGAACTCGAAAAGGCCGGCTACAACCCGGCGCATGGCGAAGATCCCTCGTATCCCGCCGACATTCAGGCTGCGGAAGCCAAAGTCGCCGCACAAAAGGCGTCGGTGAACTCGTATGGCGGCTCGACGGGCGGCACCTCGGCGACAGGCACGAGCCGCGCCGTGGTTCCGGCGGCCAGCCTGGAGAGACAGTCCCTTTACAGCAAGCACTAAAGACGGGTGGTGAAAATTGCAAAGCGCAGCGCCGCAAGGCTCACTGCGCCGTCCGCGTTGCAGCTTTCTGACCGCGGCGACGCGCGACGAGAACGGCTCATTGGCGCCGACACAAGCAAATAAGCCGGGTGCAATGCGGCTCACGCGCCCACCTCCTGGCTCAATGATCGAGATAGCCTCTCAAGTTATTGATACCGTCGGCGTGACGCAGCTTCTGCAATGCCTTGTTCTGGATCTGGCGAACCCGCTCACGGGTCACGTCGAACTGATCGCCGAGTTCTTCCAGTGTATGTTCGGAGACCGCATCGACGCCGAAGCGCAGTTTTAGCACTTTCGCTTCGCGCGGCGTCAGGACACCGAGCGCCGCGTCGATGGCCACCCGCAGATCGGCTTGCAGCAGTGCGTCGAGCGGCGCAAGCGCGGAAGGGTCTTCGACCATTTCGCCGAGCGTGGTGTCCGCGTCCTCGCCGATCGGCACATCGAGCGAGACGGGCTGCCTCGTGACCTTCTGCACGTTGCGCACCTTGTCCTCGCTCATGCCCAGGCGCGCCGCCAGTTCGCTGGAGCGGGCTTGCCGCCCGGTTTCCTGACGCATCTCACCCGCCACCCTTTTGACGCGGTGCATGGCGTCCGCCATATGCACGGGCACGCGTATCGTGCGGCCGTAGTCCGCGATTGCTCGCGAGACCGACTGCCGAATCCACCAGGTGGCATAGGTCGAGAACTTGAAGCCACGCCGGTATTCGAAACGGTCCACGGCCTTCATCAAGCCGATGTTGCCTTCCTGAACCAGATCGAGCAACGGCATGCCGCTCTGCACGTACTTCTTGGCAACCGACACAACGAGCCGAAGGTTCGCTTCGATCATCGCGCGGCGTGCCTCCTGCAGCTCGCGATCCGCCACATTCATTCTTCTGCTGATCCGTTTCAGCTCCTGCAACGATAAACGCTCGCGTGCCTCGATTTGCGCGAGTTTTTCCTGCTCACCATGAATCGACGGAGCGCAACGCATCAACGCCGCACTGCAAGCCGGCACCGCGGCGGCCGCGCGTGCCACCCAGTCGGGATCGGTTTCGCTTCCAACGAACGTTTCAACGAACACGTCACGCGGCATACCACTTTGATTGACGGCGATTCGCAAGACGTTTCTCTCGATTCCGCGAATCTCCTCGACCGCCTGCCGCACTTCGCCCGCGAGTTCGCCGATTGTCCGCGCACTGAAGCGGATCTGCCCGATTGTCGAAGCGATCAGCCCGAGCATGGCCTGCGCGGCATCGCGCTGACCGACACCTCCCGCCGCCGCTGCCCGCCACAAGGCAAGCCGTTCACGGACCTGCGAAAAGATCTCAGTGCAGCTCGCCGTCAAGCGAATGACACGGGCTTCATCGGACTCGGCTGTACTGCCTGGCTCGCCAGCGAGAATTTCACCTTCTGCTTCCTCGGCCGCCTTAACCTGCCCTGTCGCAAGCACCTCGCTCGGGCGCGGCTCGAAGATTCCGTCGACCAGATCGTCTATATCGAGTTCGCCCGATGCGACGCGATCCGCGCGCGCGAGTATCGCTTCGACCGTCGCGGGACGCGAGGCGATGACCTCCAGCATCTCCCGCAGGCAGGCTTCGATACGACGCGCGACGTCAATTTCGCCTTCGCGCGTCAAGAGAGGGGTCGCGCCCATTTCACGCAGATAGGCACGCATGGGGTCCGCCGCCGGTCCGGGTTCGGACATGGCGATGGTCAGCGCGGTGGCTGTTTCGTCTTCCGCGACGTCGTCGGGTGCTGTTTGCTGGGCGGCATCGCCGAGCAGAAGCGCGTCGCTGGCGGGAGCGCGATCGCGAACGGCAATGCCCACGTCGTTGAACGCCTTGACGATGCCTTCAACGGCATCTGCCGCTGCGACGCAATCCGGCAGGTGGTCGACTATCTCCGTGTGGGTGAGGAATCCGCGCTCCTTGCCGAGCTTCATCAACGCGCGTAGCTGCATTTCCCTTGAGTCTTGTTCCATCGACACGTGCACCGCTTTCTCCATCCTGGCTGCATGCCTCTACAAGCAAGGTCGACGCGCGTAGCCGCATGCGTTGGGTGGCGCCGACGCACCGGCACGGCGCCGATAGCGCGCAAACGCCGAGTGTTTCAGTAAAAAATTCTAGAAGTGTTGTACAGGTAGATCAATCGGACATCGAAAGAACATGCGTTCCAGATTGAACAACAATGATGCGGTCTACCGCTCGCGTGACAGTATCCCGACCACCTTCGCCGGCGCCGATCAGGCGGCGGCGAAGGCGGACAGGACATCCTCCGGCGTCAAACTGGCCGGTTAGAACATGTGCAGCAACGCGACGCGGTAAACCATCTGGTTGCGTCCCGAAGAAACGTCGGCCGAGCCAGGAATGTTGGCAAAGTCGAAATCGGTGCCCGTATTCGCGCTGATTGCGTGCTGATAGGCACCTTCGGCAAACACGGAAGTACGCGACGACAGATCGTAGTTGAGCTTCAGGCTAAGCTGATGCCACTTGGGATCGAATTGACCCACCGTCGAGGAAAGACGCGCCTGGGTATAGGTGTAGCACGCGCCGAGATACAGCGCGGGGGTGAAGTGATACAAGCCGCTCACTTCGAAGTTGTCGAACTTCCAGGCGTTCCATGTGCCGCCGGCTGGTTGCGTGGTGCCCGTGAAGTACGCATTTGCCGTCGGATCGTAAACATCGACGTGCGAGTACGCGAGGCCGACCAGCGCCTTGCCGATCGTGTAGTTGACGCCGATGCCGATGTTCTGCTGTGAGCGGGCGTTGAATGTATTGTCGCTGGTCACCGCGCCAGCCGAGTTGGCGGGCGCAACCACGGCGGAACTCGCGTTGTTCAGCTTGAGATACGATGCGCCGATTTGCAGTCCGCCGTTCTGGTACTGCGCACCGAAGCCATACAGCCTGTTATTCGAAAAGCCGCCCGCCTGATTGCTGAATGCGTACATGCCTTCGGCCGTGAAACCATGAATGCTCGGCGTGACGTATTTGATCGAGTTGTTGACGCGGAACGAATAGTCGGTGTTGTCGTTGTCGTAGGGATGCGCGAAGAGATAGCCGGTCCAGTTGCCATTCGCCGTCATCGGCGAAAACATATCGACGCTCGGGTCGTACTGGCGCCCGAAGGTCAGCGTGCCGTATTGATCGGACGCAATGCCGACGAACGCCTGGCGGCCGAACTCCCTGCCGCCCTGGCCCATTTTGCCGGTGTTCACGTCAAAGCCGCTTTCGAGCTGGAATATGGCGTGATACCCGGCACCGAGGTCTTCGGTGCCCTTCAGGCCCCAGCGGCTTCCGTAGTCATAGCCGCTTTGCATCTGGTACGCATCATGCCCTCGCGCATTGGTCGTGTAATTGAAGCCATCTTCAATCTTCCCGTAAAGCGTCACGCTGCTTTGCGCATGTACGGCTGTCGCAAGCGTGATTGCGGACAGCGCCACGCCGATTTGTTTCATCACCACCGCTAATCCCCTTCCGTTGAATGTTTTGAATACCTTCGTTCTTTGTCGGCCAACAATGTCGTCATGCAGCACGGCATGTAAGACATTCGATTGATCGATGCCAAACGTTAAGTGATCCAAATTTCTTCGCGTATCGGCGAATTCGGAAGAGTCCTTTCCAACCAGCGCAATAACCCGGTCTGAAGCGGTGTTTCATCGGCCTGCAAGCCGCTCGCGTGCTATTGCGAGCGAACGGCCACGGGGTGTCCTTACGCGTTGACTTGCGGCAGGCACTTATTTACGGGGTCCGCCGGACTCCGACGTGCCTTGGTCCGCGTCGCCATAGCCGCTCTGCGCAGCCGCGCCGGCTGCGGCATGACGCGCAGCGACCGTGGCTTCGGCGGCAAGGATATCGTCCGGGTAGTGCGGGTCGCTGCCCGCGCCGGGGTGCCACCCTGCCAGTTCTAGTTCAACCAGTTCCGCTCTGACCTGAGCACGCGTTAGAGGCGTCGCCGATTGTGCGAACGCGAATGCGGGAATAACGGCGCCGAGCGCGATGGAAGCGGCGAGCACGCCACGTTGGAACGTAAGCTTCATGTTGAACGACCTCGTGGGGACGTGATGGTTTGAGCAGCAGCCAGTGTTTCAACTGGCTCGCGCAGTCTAGCCATATCCCCGCGAATCGGTAACCGCCTCGCCCGGAAAGAATTGTTTCCGAAAACGTGCTGATTCAGGCACCACTCG
Above is a genomic segment from Paraburkholderia aromaticivorans containing:
- the rpoD gene encoding RNA polymerase sigma factor RpoD → MEQDSREMQLRALMKLGKERGFLTHTEIVDHLPDCVAAADAVEGIVKAFNDVGIAVRDRAPASDALLLGDAAQQTAPDDVAEDETATALTIAMSEPGPAADPMRAYLREMGATPLLTREGEIDVARRIEACLREMLEVIASRPATVEAILARADRVASGELDIDDLVDGIFEPRPSEVLATGQVKAAEEAEGEILAGEPGSTAESDEARVIRLTASCTEIFSQVRERLALWRAAAAGGVGQRDAAQAMLGLIASTIGQIRFSARTIGELAGEVRQAVEEIRGIERNVLRIAVNQSGMPRDVFVETFVGSETDPDWVARAAAAVPACSAALMRCAPSIHGEQEKLAQIEARERLSLQELKRISRRMNVADRELQEARRAMIEANLRLVVSVAKKYVQSGMPLLDLVQEGNIGLMKAVDRFEYRRGFKFSTYATWWIRQSVSRAIADYGRTIRVPVHMADAMHRVKRVAGEMRQETGRQARSSELAARLGMSEDKVRNVQKVTRQPVSLDVPIGEDADTTLGEMVEDPSALAPLDALLQADLRVAIDAALGVLTPREAKVLKLRFGVDAVSEHTLEELGDQFDVTRERVRQIQNKALQKLRHADGINNLRGYLDH
- a CDS encoding porin gives rise to the protein MKQIGVALSAITLATAVHAQSSVTLYGKIEDGFNYTTNARGHDAYQMQSGYDYGSRWGLKGTEDLGAGYHAIFQLESGFDVNTGKMGQGGREFGRQAFVGIASDQYGTLTFGRQYDPSVDMFSPMTANGNWTGYLFAHPYDNDNTDYSFRVNNSIKYVTPSIHGFTAEGMYAFSNQAGGFSNNRLYGFGAQYQNGGLQIGASYLKLNNASSAVVAPANSAGAVTSDNTFNARSQQNIGIGVNYTIGKALVGLAYSHVDVYDPTANAYFTGTTQPAGGTWNAWKFDNFEVSGLYHFTPALYLGACYTYTQARLSSTVGQFDPKWHQLSLKLNYDLSSRTSVFAEGAYQHAISANTGTDFDFANIPGSADVSSGRNQMVYRVALLHMF
- a CDS encoding DUF4148 domain-containing protein translates to MKLTFQRGVLAASIALGAVIPAFAFAQSATPLTRAQVRAELVELELAGWHPGAGSDPHYPDDILAAEATVAARHAAAGAAAQSGYGDADQGTSESGGPRK
- a CDS encoding DUF4148 domain-containing protein encodes the protein MFRSLFPVVAITAMLAAPAVSFAQQSDQPVTRAQVRAELVELEKAGYNPAHGEDPSYPADIQAAEAKVAAQKASVNSYGGSTGGTSATGTSRAVVPAASLERQSLYSKH